A part of Arachis hypogaea cultivar Tifrunner chromosome 12, arahy.Tifrunner.gnm2.J5K5, whole genome shotgun sequence genomic DNA contains:
- the LOC112726521 gene encoding laccase-6: MKMANLLVISFMLCLGMLSTTIYNVKLIACASSNGISTRFYDFKVQTKRVTKLCNTKDIVTINGKFPGPVVYAQEDDRIIVKVTNKTPFNITIHWHGIRQQLSCWYDGPSYITQCPIQSGQSFTYNFTVAKQKGTFFWHAHVSWLRGTAYGAMVVYPKANVHYPFKNPYQEHIILLGEYWIKDLQEIEHSTLASGGAPPRADAFTINGHPGPNYNCSTNDVYQLDVVPRKTYLLRLINAGLNTENFFAIANHKLTIVEADAEYTKPFTTDTVMLGPGQTLNVLVTADQPVGKYSMAVAPYKSGRIVHYQNVSAIACFNYLGAASDSLYLPAKLPKLDDKLAVKTVMDGLRSLNQVDVFKEIDKNLFITIGLNVQKCHSKTPKKNCQAMNNGVLAASMNNISFVNPNISILEAYYKNKKGSYTEDFPDRPSKFYNFVNGAPNNIPHDTQSLNGTRTKVLEYGSKVQLIFQDTGTVNIENHPMHFHGHSFYVVGYGTGNYNPQTAKFNLVDPPYMSTIGVPVGGWAAIRFVANNPGVWYMHCHIDIHQSWGLGMVFIVYNGKGESESLPSPPADLPQC; the protein is encoded by the exons ATGAAAATGGCAAACTTATTAGTCATCTCATTTATGCTTTGTCTAGGTATGTTATCTACTACTATCTACAATGTGAAACTCATTGCTTGTGCAAGTTCCAATGGAATATCAACAAGGTTCTATGATTTCAAG GTACAAACTAAAAGAGTTACCAAACTTTGTAACACCAAGGATATTGTCACAATCAATGGCAAGTTTCCAGGACCTGTAGTTTATGCACAAGAAGATGATAGAATCATAGTCAAAGTTACCAATAAGACACCCTTCAATATCACAATTCACTG GCATGGTATCCGGCAACAGTTATCGTGTTGGTACGATGGGCCGTCCTATATCACGCAGTGCCCGATTCAATCAGGACAAAGTTTCACCTATAATTTTACAGTGGCAAAGCAGAAGGGGACCTTCTTTTGGCATGCACATGTTTCTTGGCTAAGAGGCACAGCTTATGGTGCAATGGTTGTTTATCCTAAGGCCAATGTTCATTACCCTTTTAAGAATCCGTATCAAGAGCACATAATCTTATTAG GAGAATATTGGATAAAGGATCTCCAAGAAATTGAGCATTCAACTCTAGCAAGTGGAGGAGCTCCTCCTAGAGCAGATGCATTCACCATTAATGGTCATCCAGGCCCCAACTATAATTGCTCCACTAATG ATGTCTATCAACTTGATGTGGTTCCTAGGAAGACATATTTGTTGAGGCTGATCAATGCTGGTTTAAACACTGAGAATTTCTTTGCCATTGCAAATCACAAACTAACAATTGTGGAAGCCGATGCTGAGTACACGAAGCCGTTCACCACGGACACGGTGATGTTAGGACCAGGCCAAACATTGAATGTCCTTGTCACTGCTGATCAACCCGTAGGGAAATACTCCATGGCTGTGGCGCCTTACAAATCAGGAAGGATTGTTCATTATCAAAACGTTTCAGCAATTGCTTGCTTCAACTATTTAGGAGCTGCATCTGATAGCTTATATTTGCCAGCTAAATTACCCAAACTCGACGACAAACTTGCCGTTAAGACAGTCATGGATGGATTAAGGAGCCTAAACCAAGTCGATGTCTTCAAAGAAATTGATAAAAACCTATTCATCACCATTGGATTGAATGTTCAAAAATGCCATTCAAAGACACCGAAGAAGAACTGCCAAGCCATGAATAATGGGGTGCTGGCAGCTTCGATGAACAACATAAGTTTTGTTAATCCGAATATTTCAATCCTGGAAGCatactataagaataaaaaaggaTCATATACCGAAGATTTTCCTGACAGACCATCTAAGTTCTACAACTTTGTCAATGGCGCACCTAATAACATTCCACATGACACACAGTCATTGAATGGGACTAGAACAAAGGTCCTTGAGTATGGTAGCAAGGTGCAACTCATTTTCCAGGACACTGGAACAGTAAACATTGAGAACCACCCAATGCATTTCCATGGCCACAGTTTCTATGTTGTAGGCTATGGTACAGGAAATTATAACCCTCAAACTGCGAAATTCAACTTAGTCGATCCTCCATACATGAGCACGATTGGAGTTCCGGTTGGTGGATGGGCAGCAATTCGCTTTGTCGCCAATAATCCAG GCGTCTGGTATATGCATTGCCACATTGATATACACCAATCATGGGGGCTAGGCATGGTATTTATAGTTTACAACGGAAAAGGGGAATCCGAGTCCCTACCTTCTCCTCCAGCGGACCTGCCACAATGTTAG
- the LOC112726522 gene encoding pyridoxine/pyridoxamine 5'-phosphate oxidase 2 isoform X2 gives MATVAWKQLLLNALESNSHLKHSTFFQLATVGTNGTPSNRTVVFRGFQDNTDNIQINTDARNRKIEELKRCPSAEICWYFTDSWEQFRIHGNIDIIDGVNPDPLKLQQREKSWFANSLRSRSQYLGPNPGLPRLIEQAQPEVSLDPSTGPVDAFCLLILEPDQVDYLNLKSNQRLTFKSVVSAATDKSWVMERVNP, from the exons ATGGCGACGGTGGCATGGAAGCAGCTCCTTCTGAACGCTCTTGAATCCAACTCTCATCTCAAGCACTCTACTTTCTTTCAGCTC GCAACGGTTGGAACCAACGGAACACCTTCCAACCGCACCGTTGTTTTCAG AGGATTCCAAGACAACACTGATAACATCCAAATCAACACTGATGCCCGCAATCGCAag ATTGAAGAGCTCAAGCGTTGCCCCTCTGCTGAG atATGCTGGTACTTCACAGATTCTTGGGAGCAATTCCGGATACATGGGAACATAGATATCATTGACGGAGTGAATCCTGACCCACTGAAACTTCAG CAAAGAGAGAAATCATGGTTTGCGAATTCACTGAGATCAAGGTCACAATATTTAGGGCCGAACCCTGGACTTCCGCGTCTAATCGAGCAAGCACAGCCAGAAGTATCTTTAGATCCTTCTACCGGTCCAGTTGATGCTTTTTGTCTGCTGATCCTAGAACCAGATCAG GTTGATTACTTGAATCTGAAGAGTAATCAGAGGCTCACTTTCAAATCAGTTGTTAGTGCTGCCACAGACAAAAGCTGGGTTATGGAAAGGGTCAACCCGTAA
- the LOC112726522 gene encoding pyridoxine/pyridoxamine 5'-phosphate oxidase 2 isoform X1 — protein MATVAWKQLLLNALESNSHLKHSTFFQLATVGTNGTPSNRTVVFRGFQDNTDNIQINTDARNRKIEELKRCPSAEICWYFTDSWEQFRIHGNIDIIDGVNPDPLKLQFILQQREKSWFANSLRSRSQYLGPNPGLPRLIEQAQPEVSLDPSTGPVDAFCLLILEPDQVDYLNLKSNQRLTFKSVVSAATDKSWVMERVNP, from the exons ATGGCGACGGTGGCATGGAAGCAGCTCCTTCTGAACGCTCTTGAATCCAACTCTCATCTCAAGCACTCTACTTTCTTTCAGCTC GCAACGGTTGGAACCAACGGAACACCTTCCAACCGCACCGTTGTTTTCAG AGGATTCCAAGACAACACTGATAACATCCAAATCAACACTGATGCCCGCAATCGCAag ATTGAAGAGCTCAAGCGTTGCCCCTCTGCTGAG atATGCTGGTACTTCACAGATTCTTGGGAGCAATTCCGGATACATGGGAACATAGATATCATTGACGGAGTGAATCCTGACCCACTGAAACTTCAG TTCATACTGCAGCAAAGAGAGAAATCATGGTTTGCGAATTCACTGAGATCAAGGTCACAATATTTAGGGCCGAACCCTGGACTTCCGCGTCTAATCGAGCAAGCACAGCCAGAAGTATCTTTAGATCCTTCTACCGGTCCAGTTGATGCTTTTTGTCTGCTGATCCTAGAACCAGATCAG GTTGATTACTTGAATCTGAAGAGTAATCAGAGGCTCACTTTCAAATCAGTTGTTAGTGCTGCCACAGACAAAAGCTGGGTTATGGAAAGGGTCAACCCGTAA
- the LOC112729546 gene encoding uncharacterized protein has protein sequence MKKLKQISVPAWEYLDRFDPAAWSKAFFSPGPKVDNITNNMCEVWNAKIVAYRGKPILTMCEDLRCYLMRKMAAHKKKLEKHVSALAPVQQKRLDDFIKPKSQKWKAIWAGDSKRVLFEVHCRNHKVGVNLEERTCTCNLWQLTGMPCRHAVAARSKMDLRPEDFVHKWLTMKAVRATYSHCIKPVNSEEYWVQSDAPKTLPPPIKRAAHRPKMKRRSDPIEKEMNPNKCRKTFQVTCSKCGQLGHYYKTCTNAPQDPNWKPMTKKERRTKKASLQFVESSQANTQQLPFMID, from the exons ATGAAAAAGCTGAAACAGATCAGTGTTCCAGCTTGGGAATATCTTGATAGGTTTGATCCAGCTGCTTGGTCAAAGGCGTTTTTCAGTCCCGGACCCAAGGTTGACAATATCACCAATAATATGTGCGAAGTTTGGAACGCTAAGATAGTGGCATACAGGGGTAAGCCAATACTGACAATGTGCGAGGACTTAAGATGTTATCTAATGCGGAAGATGGCAGCACACAAAAAAAAGCTAGAGAAACATGTTAGTGCTTTAGCTCCAGTGCAGCAAAAAAGATTGGACGACTTCATTAAGCCAAAAAGCCAAAAATGGAAAGCTATCTGGGCTGGAGATAGTAAGAGAGTTCTTTTTGAAGTGCACTGTCGAAATCACAAGGTTGGGGTTAATCTTGAAGAAAGAACATGCACATGCAACCTATGGCAGCTAACTG GTATGCCTTGTAGACATGCAGTGGCAGCTAGGTCTAAGATGGACCTTAGGCCTGAAGATTTTGTGCATAAGTGGCTGACAATGAAAGCAGTAAGAGCTACATACTCACATTGCATCAAACCGGTTAATAGTGAAGAGTACTGGGTACAATCGGATGCTCCTAAGACTCTTCCTCCTCCAATCAAAAGAGCTGCTCATAGGCCAAAGATGAAGAGAAGATCAGACCCGATTGAGAAAGAGATGAATCCAAACAAATGTAGAAAAACCTTTCAGGTCACTTGCTCAAAGTGTGGTCAGTTAGGACACTACTACAAGACTTGTACCAATGCACCTCAAGACCCGAATTGGAAACCTATGACAAAGAAAGAGAGAAGGACAAAGAAAGCGTCTTTGCAATTTGTAGAGTCAAGCCAAGCTAACACTCAGCAG TTACCATTTATGATAGACTaa